A genome region from Nocardiopsis exhalans includes the following:
- a CDS encoding MarR family winged helix-turn-helix transcriptional regulator gives MPERSPAPVGDFELPAVDEQMCFALYAASRAVTNLYRPLLDPLGLTYPQYLVMMLLWERGECAVKEIGAVLQLDYGTLTPLLKRLETNGLLRRDRDPADERSVLVTTTEEGAALRARTRGIPEAIGRVIDLPEEEFEATRLALRRLTAHVLAGEARVSEET, from the coding sequence ATGCCCGAACGATCCCCCGCCCCTGTGGGCGACTTCGAACTTCCGGCAGTCGACGAGCAGATGTGCTTCGCGCTGTACGCGGCTTCGCGTGCCGTCACGAACCTCTACCGCCCGCTGCTGGATCCGCTCGGCCTGACCTACCCGCAGTATCTCGTGATGATGCTCCTGTGGGAACGCGGGGAGTGCGCGGTCAAGGAGATCGGTGCGGTGCTGCAGCTCGACTACGGCACGCTCACCCCGCTGCTCAAACGCCTGGAGACCAACGGCCTCCTGCGGCGGGACCGCGACCCCGCCGACGAACGCTCGGTGCTGGTCACCACCACCGAGGAGGGGGCCGCGCTGCGAGCGCGCACCCGGGGCATCCCGGAGGCCATCGGACGGGTCATCGACCTCCCGGAGGAGGAGTTCGAGGCCACCAGACTCGCGCTGCGGCGGCTGACCGCCCACGTGCTGGCGGGCGAGGCCCGTGTCAGCGAGGAGACCTAG
- a CDS encoding 3-hydroxybutyrate dehydrogenase produces MTTHEFLPGTARQAPGPPADACAPSGRADPDPSPRTTWVDLTGRTALVTGAAGGIGRACALRLSAAGADVRLADIDGPALAELAEQGVGEAVQLDLTDLDAAEAAARGADIVVNNAGVQTVSPVQDFPPERFSFILRLMVESPFRVVRGALPHMYERGWGRVVNISSVHGLRASAYKSAYVAAKHGLEGFSKVVALEGAPHGVTSNCVNPGYVRTALVEKQIADQAEAHGIPEEQVVSEVLLARSPVKRLIEPSEVAEMVAYLCSDDASFVNGASLPIDGAWSSS; encoded by the coding sequence ATGACGACGCACGAGTTCCTGCCGGGCACCGCGCGACAGGCCCCCGGTCCCCCCGCCGACGCCTGCGCACCCTCCGGCCGGGCCGACCCCGACCCGTCCCCGCGCACCACGTGGGTCGACCTGACCGGAAGAACCGCGCTGGTGACCGGCGCGGCCGGCGGAATCGGCCGGGCGTGCGCGCTGCGCCTGTCCGCCGCCGGGGCCGACGTCCGGCTGGCCGACATCGACGGACCCGCCCTCGCCGAACTCGCCGAACAGGGTGTGGGTGAGGCGGTCCAGCTGGACCTGACCGACCTGGACGCGGCCGAGGCTGCGGCCCGGGGCGCGGACATCGTGGTGAACAACGCCGGGGTGCAGACGGTCTCCCCCGTGCAGGACTTCCCTCCGGAGCGTTTCTCCTTCATTCTTCGACTCATGGTCGAATCACCGTTCCGCGTGGTGCGCGGGGCCCTACCGCACATGTACGAGCGGGGATGGGGCCGGGTCGTCAACATCTCCTCGGTGCACGGGCTGCGCGCCTCCGCCTACAAGTCGGCGTACGTGGCGGCCAAGCACGGGCTGGAGGGCTTCTCGAAGGTGGTCGCGCTGGAGGGCGCGCCGCACGGGGTGACCTCCAACTGTGTGAACCCCGGCTACGTGCGGACCGCTCTGGTGGAGAAGCAGATCGCGGACCAGGCCGAGGCGCACGGCATCCCCGAGGAGCAGGTGGTGTCGGAGGTGCTGCTGGCCCGCAGCCCGGTGAAGCGGTTGATCGAGCCGTCCGAGGTGGCCGAGATGGTCGCCTACCTGTGCTCCGACGACGCCTCGTTCGTCAACGGGGCGTCCCTGCCCATCGACGGAGCTTGGAGTTCGAGCTGA
- a CDS encoding helix-turn-helix domain-containing protein, which produces MEFELNTTPDPQDTSPGRSGAEQQALFLELLLRDAPAVEYERPVLRARSGGADGTTVAALENAKLAALRVRTVLRDRQRRESELSALFETANDLAGMRSLDQVLRAIVERARHLLGTDVAYLTLSDPEAGDTYMRVTSGSVSATFQRVRLAHGKGLGGLVASTSLPYVTANYFTDPRFEHAENIDHAVREEGLVAILGVPLKMNGRGVGVLFAANRRERPFAHSEVALLSSLATHAAIAIDNANLIDDTRRALDELHTVNQRLQRHTASVERSAAAHDRFTDLVLGGGGVREVAAAVAEVLGGAVRIHDRTSDVSLTAVPDGGAGEPAPGGDPLTEGDVELAEAARSSLASGRAVAVGGAWVAAAAAGAEPLGTLVLRGVELDSTDQRVLERAAMVTALLLLIRRSVSETEHRVRGDLLNELLEVPARDPVSLRQRAALLHADLDTPHVLVVAEAPGADPQRLRSAAAFAAETTGGLVATRGGRLVLALPGSDPSEAGRQVTAELAAAANGPVTAGLAGPTRGPGSFRDAFTEAARCLQTLRALGRNGDAATTDDLGFSGLLLSQNRDVPGFVTASLGPLLEYDAKRGTLLVETLRAYFAAGGNLSRAKDDLHIHVNTVAQRLERIGQLIGTDWQHPDRALELQLALHLHGLLDKGVDLLGDQGGG; this is translated from the coding sequence TTGGAGTTCGAGCTGAACACCACCCCTGACCCCCAGGACACCTCCCCCGGGAGGTCGGGGGCCGAGCAGCAGGCGCTCTTCCTGGAACTGCTGCTGCGCGACGCACCGGCCGTGGAGTACGAGCGGCCGGTGCTCCGCGCGCGCTCCGGCGGGGCGGACGGCACAACGGTCGCGGCCCTGGAGAACGCCAAGCTGGCCGCGCTTCGGGTGCGGACGGTGCTGCGGGACCGGCAGCGGCGCGAGTCGGAGCTGAGCGCGCTGTTCGAGACCGCCAACGACCTGGCCGGGATGCGCAGCCTGGACCAGGTGTTGCGGGCGATCGTGGAGCGGGCGCGGCACCTGCTGGGAACGGACGTCGCCTATCTGACGCTGAGCGACCCGGAGGCGGGCGACACCTACATGCGGGTGACGTCGGGGTCGGTCTCCGCCACCTTCCAGCGGGTGCGGCTGGCGCACGGCAAAGGGCTGGGCGGTCTGGTGGCGAGCACGTCGCTGCCGTACGTGACCGCCAACTACTTCACGGACCCGCGCTTCGAGCACGCCGAGAACATCGACCACGCGGTGCGCGAGGAGGGCCTCGTAGCCATCCTGGGCGTGCCGCTGAAGATGAACGGGCGCGGGGTGGGGGTGCTGTTCGCGGCCAACCGGCGGGAGCGTCCCTTCGCGCACTCGGAGGTGGCGCTGCTGTCGTCGCTGGCCACGCACGCGGCGATCGCGATCGACAACGCCAACCTCATTGACGACACCCGGCGGGCCCTGGACGAGCTGCACACCGTCAACCAGCGCCTGCAACGGCACACCGCCTCGGTGGAGCGGTCGGCGGCCGCGCACGACCGGTTCACCGACCTCGTGCTCGGCGGGGGCGGGGTGCGGGAGGTCGCGGCGGCGGTGGCCGAGGTGCTGGGCGGCGCGGTGCGCATCCATGACCGCACTTCGGACGTGTCGCTGACCGCCGTGCCCGACGGCGGGGCGGGCGAGCCCGCGCCCGGCGGGGACCCCCTGACGGAGGGGGACGTAGAACTCGCCGAGGCGGCGCGCTCCTCCCTGGCCAGCGGCCGGGCGGTGGCCGTGGGCGGTGCCTGGGTGGCCGCGGCCGCGGCGGGCGCCGAGCCGCTGGGCACCCTCGTACTGCGCGGGGTGGAGCTGGACAGCACCGACCAGCGGGTCCTGGAGCGGGCCGCGATGGTGACCGCCCTGCTGCTGCTCATCCGCCGTTCGGTGAGCGAGACCGAGCACCGGGTACGCGGCGACCTGCTCAACGAACTCCTGGAAGTGCCCGCGCGCGATCCGGTATCGCTGCGTCAACGGGCGGCCCTGCTCCACGCCGACCTGGACACCCCGCACGTGCTGGTGGTGGCCGAGGCTCCCGGGGCGGACCCGCAGCGGTTGCGTTCGGCCGCGGCCTTCGCGGCCGAGACCACCGGAGGGCTGGTGGCCACCCGGGGCGGTCGGCTGGTGCTGGCCCTGCCCGGTTCGGACCCCTCGGAGGCGGGGCGCCAGGTGACGGCGGAACTCGCGGCCGCCGCCAACGGGCCGGTGACCGCCGGGCTGGCCGGGCCCACCCGGGGCCCGGGGTCCTTCCGGGACGCGTTCACCGAGGCGGCGCGGTGCCTGCAGACACTGCGGGCCCTGGGCCGGAACGGGGACGCCGCCACCACCGACGACCTCGGTTTCTCCGGGCTGCTGCTGAGCCAGAACCGCGACGTCCCAGGGTTCGTGACCGCCTCCCTGGGGCCGCTGCTGGAGTACGACGCCAAGCGGGGCACCCTGCTGGTGGAGACGCTGCGCGCCTACTTCGCGGCCGGGGGCAACCTGTCCCGTGCCAAGGACGACCTGCACATCCATGTGAACACGGTGGCGCAGCGCCTGGAACGGATCGGTCAGCTGATCGGGACCGACTGGCAGCACCCCGACCGCGCGCTGGAACTACAGCTCGCCCTCCACCTGCACGGTCTGCTCGACAAGGGCGTGGATCTGCTCGGCGACCAGGGCGGCGGTTGA
- a CDS encoding SDR family oxidoreductase, whose protein sequence is MTTTAQPILVTGATGNTGRHVVTGLLAEGLPVRALSRNPAQADLPAGTEVVRGDVTDPADVAAAAKGAAAAYLVWPGTDEAAEGAADVAAALGEHVGRVVYLSATGAAEGSGGVWGGVERAVRGAVPEWTFLRVSGLAVNTLAWADQVHRGVVRAPFGGAARSLVHERDVAEMAVRALVDDGHAGRAYVVTGPEVISQADQVRVIGEEIGVPARWQEQPLDEARDELTEAVGADFADQIITHWGENIDVPEEISEDVARVLGRPALTFRAWARDHRAAFRPEK, encoded by the coding sequence ATGACGACGACGGCACAACCGATTCTGGTGACCGGAGCCACGGGCAACACCGGGCGACACGTGGTGACGGGGCTGCTCGCGGAGGGGCTCCCCGTGCGGGCCCTGAGCAGGAACCCCGCACAGGCTGATCTACCCGCGGGGACGGAGGTGGTCCGGGGTGACGTCACCGACCCCGCGGACGTGGCCGCGGCCGCGAAGGGAGCGGCCGCCGCGTACCTGGTGTGGCCCGGGACCGACGAGGCCGCCGAGGGGGCGGCCGATGTGGCCGCGGCGCTGGGCGAGCACGTGGGCCGGGTGGTCTACCTGTCCGCCACAGGAGCCGCTGAGGGAAGCGGCGGAGTGTGGGGCGGGGTGGAGCGTGCCGTGCGGGGAGCGGTCCCCGAGTGGACCTTCCTCCGGGTGAGCGGCCTCGCCGTGAACACGCTGGCCTGGGCTGATCAGGTGCACCGGGGTGTGGTGCGCGCACCCTTCGGCGGGGCGGCGCGCTCGCTGGTGCACGAACGGGACGTGGCCGAGATGGCGGTCCGGGCGCTGGTGGACGACGGGCACGCGGGCCGCGCCTACGTGGTCACCGGGCCCGAGGTGATCAGCCAGGCCGACCAGGTGCGGGTGATCGGCGAGGAGATCGGCGTCCCGGCCCGCTGGCAGGAGCAGCCGCTGGACGAGGCCAGGGACGAACTCACCGAGGCGGTCGGCGCGGACTTCGCCGACCAGATCATCACTCACTGGGGCGAGAACATCGACGTCCCCGAAGAGATCTCCGAAGACGTCGCCCGGGTGCTCGGCCGCCCGGCCCTGACCTTCCGAGCGTGGGCCCGCGACCACCGCGCGGCCTTCCGCCCCGAGAAGTAA
- a CDS encoding PASTA domain-containing protein, whose translation MDSPSPAPSSGITLHGRVRLGERVGGDGSVSVYRGHDTVADVPVTVTLLDPELAADPVVAHAFLGRAQTLAALDAPNLVRVLGDGRDGDHVYLVTEPIPGETLSEVLGGGEQGLRYSPRLALSIVADVLATLREAHEVGLVHGRLTPDDVVMDDDGGVTVTGFGLVGVEELTPRTDVHAVGALLHSLMTGSLRAEDGEPLRPSSVVPGLPPDLDMLVANATEPNPRYRPRDAGQYLTLVEQVLRSLPTPAEEGDATQPIPVVGAHTAQGAGHGPDDTGRDTKAAPPLWRRIPVLVTAGVLVLALFAAGWALAPEEAVELPDLTGFSPEMAEVELAALELDLSFNYADTYSDDIEPGEVASTDPAAGTELAGGESILLSLSVGPQHAEVPDVVGGTENDARNSLREAGFTVVEVVQEHSADQIPGTVLSSAPEAGEDGDRDEAVTLHVSEGVIVPGLVGMGQTEAAEALVGLGLSVSVAEAAHDTAPEGEVSGQDPEPGAILPEDGTVTITVSTGPEEVEEEPEEDAPGGDSGDSEDSEGSGDGGVQEEAPGSACSGQAWNPRTVYDEGDQVHYEGRVYEARWWIQGMPPNAGGEWGPWSDQGPC comes from the coding sequence ATGGATTCCCCCAGTCCCGCCCCTTCCTCCGGCATCACGCTGCACGGACGCGTCCGCCTCGGCGAACGCGTCGGCGGCGACGGCTCGGTGTCCGTGTACCGCGGACACGACACGGTCGCGGACGTACCGGTCACGGTCACCCTCCTGGACCCGGAGCTGGCCGCCGACCCCGTCGTCGCGCATGCCTTCCTGGGCCGGGCCCAGACCCTGGCGGCCCTCGACGCCCCCAACCTCGTGCGGGTTCTGGGCGACGGGCGGGACGGCGACCACGTGTACCTGGTCACCGAACCGATCCCGGGGGAGACCCTCAGCGAGGTGCTCGGCGGTGGTGAGCAGGGGCTGCGCTACAGCCCGCGCCTGGCGCTGTCGATCGTGGCCGACGTCCTGGCGACTCTGCGGGAGGCGCACGAGGTGGGGCTGGTTCACGGCCGCCTCACCCCGGACGACGTGGTCATGGACGACGACGGAGGGGTGACGGTCACCGGTTTCGGGCTGGTCGGGGTCGAGGAGCTGACCCCGCGCACGGACGTGCACGCCGTCGGGGCGCTCCTGCACAGCCTGATGACGGGCTCGCTCCGGGCCGAGGACGGTGAGCCGCTGCGGCCGTCGTCCGTGGTGCCCGGCCTGCCGCCGGACCTGGACATGCTGGTCGCCAACGCCACCGAACCCAATCCGCGCTACCGCCCGCGCGACGCCGGCCAGTACCTGACCCTGGTCGAACAGGTCCTGAGGTCGCTGCCCACGCCGGCAGAGGAGGGCGACGCCACCCAGCCGATCCCGGTGGTGGGGGCGCATACCGCACAAGGTGCCGGGCACGGCCCTGACGACACCGGCCGGGACACCAAGGCGGCCCCGCCCCTGTGGCGGCGTATCCCCGTCCTGGTCACCGCCGGTGTCCTGGTCCTGGCGCTCTTCGCCGCCGGGTGGGCCCTGGCCCCCGAGGAGGCGGTCGAACTCCCCGACCTCACCGGGTTCTCCCCGGAGATGGCGGAGGTGGAACTGGCCGCACTGGAGCTCGACCTCTCCTTCAACTACGCGGACACCTACAGCGACGACATCGAACCCGGCGAGGTGGCCTCGACCGATCCCGCCGCGGGCACGGAGCTGGCGGGCGGGGAATCGATCCTGCTCTCGCTGTCCGTCGGCCCCCAACACGCCGAGGTCCCGGACGTGGTCGGCGGTACCGAGAACGACGCCCGCAACTCCCTGCGGGAGGCCGGGTTCACCGTGGTCGAGGTGGTGCAGGAGCACTCCGCCGACCAGATCCCGGGCACCGTGCTCTCCTCCGCACCGGAGGCGGGCGAGGACGGGGACCGGGACGAGGCGGTGACCCTGCACGTCAGTGAGGGCGTCATCGTGCCCGGCCTCGTCGGGATGGGGCAGACGGAGGCCGCCGAGGCCCTCGTGGGGCTCGGCCTGTCCGTCTCCGTGGCGGAGGCCGCCCATGACACCGCCCCCGAGGGCGAGGTCAGCGGCCAGGACCCCGAACCCGGCGCGATCCTGCCCGAGGACGGTACGGTCACGATCACCGTCTCCACCGGCCCCGAGGAGGTCGAGGAGGAACCGGAGGAGGACGCACCAGGCGGGGACTCCGGCGACTCCGAGGACTCCGAGGGCTCTGGAGACGGCGGAGTTCAGGAGGAAGCCCCGGGCTCCGCCTGCTCCGGCCAGGCCTGGAACCCCCGCACGGTCTACGACGAGGGCGACCAGGTCCACTACGAGGGCCGTGTCTACGAGGCCCGCTGGTGGATCCAGGGGATGCCGCCGAACGCGGGCGGCGAGTGGGGCCCCTGGTCCGATCAGGGCCCCTGCTGA
- a CDS encoding ADP-ribosylglycohydrolase family protein, whose protein sequence is MHEGDPDRYAAPMRAAVRAGDDTDTVAAIAGALVGARWGRSAIPEPYLAAVHGWPGYLADGLADLAEEILRRRGD, encoded by the coding sequence GTGCACGAGGGTGATCCGGACCGGTACGCGGCCCCGATGCGGGCGGCAGTGCGCGCGGGGGACGACACCGACACCGTCGCGGCCATCGCCGGGGCGCTGGTCGGGGCCAGGTGGGGGCGTTCGGCCATCCCGGAGCCGTACCTGGCCGCGGTACACGGCTGGCCGGGCTACCTGGCCGACGGGCTCGCCGACCTGGCCGAGGAGATCCTCCGGCGGCGCGGGGACTGA
- a CDS encoding YbaK/EbsC family protein, whose translation MAERIEWVAAHDHPELTADPVRAAIAPFDGSVRAAAIDPELADTAEFCEAYGLTLETSANCVVLSAKRGGEVTYAACMVLATDRADVNGVLRKHLGARKTSFAPMDEATGLTGMEYGGITPFGLPKGWPVLVDKRVYDTPWVVVGSGLRRSKLRVPGPLLAELPGAEVLSLTRPLAG comes from the coding sequence ATGGCGGAGCGGATCGAGTGGGTGGCGGCGCACGACCACCCGGAACTGACGGCCGACCCGGTGCGTGCGGCGATCGCCCCCTTCGACGGCTCGGTGCGGGCCGCCGCGATCGACCCCGAGCTCGCGGACACGGCGGAGTTCTGCGAGGCCTACGGGCTGACGCTGGAAACCAGCGCGAACTGCGTGGTGCTGTCCGCCAAGCGCGGCGGTGAGGTGACGTACGCGGCGTGCATGGTGCTGGCCACCGACCGGGCGGACGTCAACGGGGTGCTGCGCAAGCACCTGGGCGCGCGCAAGACGTCGTTCGCGCCGATGGACGAGGCGACCGGACTGACCGGCATGGAGTACGGCGGCATCACGCCGTTCGGGCTGCCGAAGGGATGGCCGGTCCTGGTGGACAAGCGGGTGTACGACACCCCGTGGGTGGTGGTGGGCAGCGGCCTGCGCCGCTCCAAGCTGCGGGTCCCGGGGCCGCTTCTGGCCGAGCTGCCGGGCGCTGAGGTGCTGTCTCTGACCAGGCCGTTGGCCGGCTAG
- a CDS encoding primary-amine oxidase translates to MAGNPAHPKHPLDALTPDEITATRDLLTRTGHATPRSRFVYVGLEEPAKRDLLAHAARAPGRGPGPANAPDRRVRVMLLDTGGGPSRDLVVSLTHDRIDSDRVLDPLTDGQLPVLDEEFELVERVLTADERWLKALRDRDLDPARVRVAPLSAGVYDDEYPEERGRRILRGLAFVQEHEADHPWAHPVDGLVGYVDVANHTVDRVLDFGPVPVPSVNGNYTDPELVGPHRTTQKPIEITQPEGPGFTLDGNFLTWENWSLRIGFDAREGLVLHQISFHDRDQNRERPLIHRASIAEMVVPYGDPSPVRSWQNYFDTGEYMVGRYANALQLGCDCLGDITYLDAVIADESGAPRTLPNAVCMHEEDFGILWKHTDLWAGSAETRRQRRMVISFFTTVGNYDYGFFWYLYLDGTIEFEAKATGIVFTSAHPGGDYPYASEVAPGLGAPLHQHLFCARLDMNLDGTTHRVEEVDAARVPIGPDNPRGNAFTQKRTVLASELAAQRLADASVDRVWHVSNPESRNHLGRPVAYALHPEGKPVLLADPASSVAARAAFATKHLWVTAQDDSERYPAGDLVNQHHGGSGLPAFTAEDRAIDGQDVTVWHTFGLTHAPRPEDWPIMPVDYTGFKLRPVGFFDRNPTLDVPPTVSAHGCCAD, encoded by the coding sequence ATGGCCGGCAACCCAGCCCACCCTAAACATCCGCTCGACGCCCTCACCCCGGACGAGATCACCGCCACCCGCGACCTCCTCACCCGCACCGGGCACGCCACGCCCCGGAGCAGGTTCGTGTACGTCGGACTCGAGGAACCCGCCAAGCGCGACCTGCTCGCCCACGCCGCCCGCGCCCCCGGCCGCGGCCCCGGGCCCGCCAACGCCCCGGACCGGCGCGTACGCGTCATGCTCCTGGACACCGGGGGCGGCCCCTCCCGTGACCTCGTCGTCTCGCTCACCCACGACCGGATCGACTCCGACCGTGTACTCGACCCCCTCACCGACGGCCAGCTACCCGTCCTCGACGAGGAGTTCGAGCTGGTCGAGCGGGTGCTGACCGCCGACGAGCGCTGGCTCAAGGCCCTGCGCGACCGCGACCTCGACCCCGCCCGGGTCCGGGTGGCACCGCTGTCCGCCGGGGTCTACGACGACGAGTACCCCGAAGAGCGCGGCCGCCGCATCCTGCGCGGGCTCGCCTTCGTCCAGGAGCACGAGGCCGACCACCCCTGGGCGCACCCGGTGGACGGGCTCGTCGGCTACGTCGACGTCGCCAACCACACCGTGGACCGCGTCCTGGACTTCGGCCCGGTCCCAGTGCCCTCGGTCAACGGGAACTACACCGACCCCGAGCTGGTCGGCCCGCACCGCACCACCCAGAAACCCATCGAGATCACCCAGCCCGAAGGCCCCGGCTTCACCCTCGACGGCAACTTCCTCACCTGGGAGAACTGGTCGCTGCGCATCGGCTTCGACGCCCGCGAGGGGCTGGTCCTGCACCAGATCTCCTTCCATGACCGCGACCAGAACCGCGAGCGCCCCCTCATCCACCGGGCGTCCATCGCCGAGATGGTCGTCCCCTACGGCGACCCCTCCCCGGTGCGTTCCTGGCAGAACTACTTCGACACCGGCGAGTACATGGTCGGCCGGTACGCCAACGCCCTCCAACTCGGCTGCGACTGCCTCGGCGACATCACCTACCTGGACGCCGTGATCGCCGACGAGTCCGGCGCGCCCAGGACCCTGCCCAACGCCGTGTGCATGCACGAGGAGGACTTCGGCATCCTCTGGAAGCACACCGACCTCTGGGCGGGCTCGGCCGAGACCCGCCGCCAGCGCCGCATGGTGATCTCGTTCTTCACCACCGTGGGCAACTACGACTACGGGTTCTTCTGGTACCTGTACCTGGACGGAACCATCGAGTTCGAAGCCAAGGCCACCGGCATCGTCTTCACCTCGGCCCACCCCGGTGGCGATTACCCGTACGCCTCCGAAGTCGCCCCCGGCCTGGGCGCGCCCCTGCACCAGCACCTGTTCTGCGCCCGCCTGGACATGAACCTGGACGGGACCACGCACCGGGTGGAGGAGGTCGACGCGGCGCGCGTGCCCATCGGCCCGGACAACCCGCGCGGCAACGCCTTCACCCAGAAACGCACCGTGCTCGCCTCCGAACTCGCGGCCCAACGCCTGGCGGACGCCTCCGTGGACCGGGTGTGGCACGTGTCCAACCCCGAGTCGCGCAACCACCTCGGCCGGCCGGTCGCCTACGCGCTGCACCCCGAGGGCAAGCCGGTGCTGCTCGCCGATCCCGCGTCCTCCGTGGCGGCGCGGGCGGCCTTCGCCACCAAACACCTGTGGGTGACCGCCCAGGACGACAGTGAGCGCTACCCCGCCGGTGACCTGGTCAACCAGCACCACGGCGGGTCGGGCCTGCCCGCGTTCACCGCCGAGGACCGGGCGATCGACGGCCAGGACGTGACCGTCTGGCACACCTTCGGCCTGACCCACGCGCCCCGCCCCGAGGACTGGCCGATCATGCCGGTGGACTACACGGGCTTCAAGCTGCGCCCGGTGGGCTTCTTCGACCGGAACCCGACGCTGGACGTCCCGCCCACGGTGAGCGCGCACGGCTGCTGCGCGGACTGA
- a CDS encoding aldehyde dehydrogenase family protein, whose translation MPDHVHKDLRTDMFIDGEWTTGTGTGTIPTYDPGTGTVITEIPEASEADVNAAVDAAAKAFESAEWAGMLPAARAKLLLDLADLLEAEADAFARLETTDQGQPLGISSGVSVPNAVEHLRYYAGWVTKITGVTAPLSVPDVDYRTRREPLGVCALITPWNFPLMILMWKLAPALATGNTVVIKPAEQTPLTTLRLTQLVRRAGIPDGVVNVVTGGPEVGKALVAHPEVAKVSFTGSTEVGREISARAGHDLKHVSLELGGKAPSIITADADIDAAVQGNLMGGLLNSGQVCAAYTRFFVDAARHDEFAEKLAAGAASMRLGHGLSENTDLGPVVSAEQRDQAESYVAIGRDTDGAHLHDRAPAEGEGYFVRPAVFSGVTDDMRIAREEIFGPVLSVLPYDDPDELVARANDTDYGLAAVVWSRDIGVANRLAARVRAGTVWINMPPFLDAAASWGGMKASGLGREMGWSAIEAFTQVKSVWTNLA comes from the coding sequence ATGCCAGACCACGTCCACAAGGACCTGCGCACCGACATGTTCATCGACGGCGAGTGGACCACCGGGACCGGCACCGGGACCATCCCCACGTACGACCCGGGCACGGGAACAGTCATCACCGAGATCCCCGAGGCCAGCGAAGCCGATGTGAACGCCGCGGTGGACGCCGCCGCGAAGGCTTTCGAGTCCGCCGAGTGGGCGGGCATGCTTCCCGCCGCCCGCGCCAAGCTCTTGCTCGACCTGGCCGACCTGCTGGAGGCGGAGGCCGACGCCTTCGCCCGCCTGGAGACCACCGACCAGGGCCAGCCGCTCGGCATCAGCTCCGGGGTCTCCGTCCCCAACGCCGTCGAGCACCTGCGCTACTACGCGGGCTGGGTCACCAAGATCACCGGGGTCACCGCCCCGCTGTCCGTCCCCGACGTGGACTACCGGACCCGCCGCGAACCACTCGGTGTCTGCGCGCTCATCACGCCGTGGAACTTCCCGCTGATGATCCTCATGTGGAAGCTCGCCCCCGCACTGGCCACCGGCAACACCGTGGTCATCAAGCCCGCCGAGCAGACCCCGCTCACCACGCTCCGCCTCACCCAGCTGGTCCGCCGAGCGGGCATCCCCGACGGGGTCGTCAACGTGGTCACCGGCGGCCCCGAGGTCGGCAAGGCCCTGGTCGCGCACCCCGAGGTCGCCAAGGTGTCCTTCACCGGATCCACCGAGGTCGGCCGCGAGATCTCCGCCCGGGCCGGGCACGACCTCAAGCACGTCTCCCTCGAACTCGGCGGAAAGGCACCGTCGATCATCACAGCCGACGCCGACATCGACGCCGCCGTCCAGGGCAACCTCATGGGCGGTCTGCTCAACTCCGGTCAGGTCTGCGCCGCCTACACCCGCTTCTTCGTGGACGCCGCCCGCCACGACGAGTTCGCGGAGAAGCTCGCCGCCGGGGCCGCCTCGATGCGCCTGGGCCACGGCCTGTCCGAGAACACCGACCTCGGCCCGGTGGTCTCCGCCGAACAGCGCGACCAGGCCGAAAGCTACGTCGCCATCGGCCGAGACACCGATGGCGCCCACCTGCACGACCGCGCCCCCGCTGAGGGTGAGGGTTACTTCGTCCGGCCCGCCGTTTTCTCCGGGGTCACCGACGACATGCGCATCGCCCGCGAGGAGATCTTCGGCCCGGTGCTGTCCGTGCTCCCCTACGACGACCCCGACGAACTCGTCGCCCGGGCCAACGACACCGACTACGGCCTGGCCGCCGTCGTGTGGTCGCGCGACATCGGCGTGGCCAACCGCCTGGCCGCCCGGGTCCGCGCGGGCACGGTGTGGATCAACATGCCTCCGTTCCTGGACGCCGCCGCCTCCTGGGGCGGGATGAAGGCCTCTGGTCTGGGCCGCGAGATGGGCTGGTCCGCCATCGAGGCGTTCACCCAGGTCAAGAGTGTCTGGACCAATCTGGCCTGA